A region of the Cyanobium usitatum str. Tous genome:
ATCTGGCAGCCGGAAGGGGCCGGCGAAGTGCTGAGCACCGAAGAACTGCTAACGGCCTACCCCCAGCTCCAACACCTCTAGGACTGCTGTCCTGGTTCGAGTCCCAAACGGCGAGGGGAGATCTTTGCCTTTCCCCTTGCCCATGGCTGGCTAGCTACCCACACTGCGCTGAACGTCAGTTGGTTTGATGCTGCGTCGTTCGCCAACTTGGGTAAACACAGCGGTGCTGCTGCAGGCCATCGAGCGCTACGAGCAGGGACTCTTGCCCCGCTCGATGCAGCTTTGGATCCAAGCGGTGCTCGAGATTGAGCAGCCCGGTTCAACTCCCCTGCGTCCTGGCTGCTGAGCGCCCAGGCCCGCAGCCCAGGATACGCAGGGCTGCCATGGCGGCGCCATAGCCGTTGTCGATATTGACCACCGTGAGCCCTGGGGCGCAACTAGCCAACATGCCGTGCAGGGCGGCCACGCCACCGGCACTTACGCCGTAGCCCACCGCCACCGGCACGCCGATCACCGGCTGGGGCAGCAGCCCGGCCAGCACGGTGGGCAGGGCTCCCTCCATGCCAGCGCAGGCGATCAGCACATCGGCATGTCGCAGGTCTTCGAGCCGCTCCAGCAGCCGGTGCAGCCCCGCCACGCCCACATCCAGCACCAGCTCGGTGGCGATGCCATGGCAGGCCAGGGCCAGCTGGGCCTCGGCCGCCACCGGCAAATCGCTGGTGCCGCCGCTCAGCACCGCTACCCGCCCCAGCCTGGAATCCTGGCTTGCTAAGAGGCCGGCGCTGAGACAGCGGGCCTGGGGATGGTGCTGCAGAAGCCAGGCCTCCCCTCGCTCCGGCCCAAGTAGTGCTGCCACGGCTGCCGCCTTCTCAGGGGAGATGCGGGTCACAAGCGCCAGCTCTCCTGCGCCCTGCAGCTCCTCCAGGATCCGGCCGATCTGCTCGGCACTTTTGTGCTCGCCCCAGATCGCCTCCACCATCCCCAGCCGCTGGCGGCGGCCAAGGTCGAGCCGATGCTCCGGGCTGCCGCTCATAGCCGCTCCCAAACCATCTCAACAATGGCCGGTGTCACCCAGAGGCTGGCGTGCTGCTGGCCCCATGCCAGTTCGGCCTCCAGGTCGGCCTGCTCCGCGGCGCTCCAGAGGCCGGCGGTGGCCAGCTGCGCTGGGTAGCTAGTGAGAAAGTCAATCAACCACTGGGCTTTTGGATGGTCAGTGGGGGAGCAGGCCATCAGGCTGGAGCTATGGAGCAGCCGAAAGCCGCGGGCCTCCAGCAGCTGCGGCAGGCGCTGGGCCACGTTTGGGTCGCCGCCGTGAGCCCACCAGTGCTGGATGCAGCGGGCCGCAAACTTCGCCAGCTGGTCGCCTTTGGGGTGTAGGGCGAAGGTTTCCCACTTGATGTACTCGTGCAGCACCAGCCGGCCGCCCGGCCGCAGGGCCGCGGCCAGCCGATCCAGCAATGGCTCCAGCCTGGGCAGAAACATCGCCACCCAGCGGCACCAGGCCCCATCCAGGCTGCCCGTTTCCAGTGCCCTATCCAGCGCACTGGCTGGGTCCAGGTCCTGGGCCAGATCCCCCAGCTGGGGCATCACTTGCAACAGCTGCCGCTGCTGGCACTGCTGGCGCAGGTGCTCGAGGTAGGCCGGGGCACTGTCGATCGCCAATACCTGGCCATGGCCCCCCACCCGCTCGGCCAGGTCCAGGCTGGCGAAACCCGGTCCGCAGCCGACGTCGAGCAAGCGCTGGCCAGGGCCGAAGCCGGCCCGATCCCAGCCGGCCAGCATTTCTGGGCGCCAGATCTGGTGCTGGCGCTCCAGTCGGCCGCGCTCTTCGGCATGGCTGCCGAGCACATAGGTGGCCTGGTTGGCTCTGATGCGGCTCATGGCGGCAGCAGCTCACCTTCAAACACCAGCGGGAAGGGGTTGCCTTGCGATTGGC
Encoded here:
- the larB gene encoding nickel pincer cofactor biosynthesis protein LarB — encoded protein: MSGSPEHRLDLGRRQRLGMVEAIWGEHKSAEQIGRILEELQGAGELALVTRISPEKAAAVAALLGPERGEAWLLQHHPQARCLSAGLLASQDSRLGRVAVLSGGTSDLPVAAEAQLALACHGIATELVLDVGVAGLHRLLERLEDLRHADVLIACAGMEGALPTVLAGLLPQPVIGVPVAVGYGVSAGGVAALHGMLASCAPGLTVVNIDNGYGAAMAALRILGCGPGRSAARTQGS
- a CDS encoding class I SAM-dependent methyltransferase, with product MSRIRANQATYVLGSHAEERGRLERQHQIWRPEMLAGWDRAGFGPGQRLLDVGCGPGFASLDLAERVGGHGQVLAIDSAPAYLEHLRQQCQQRQLLQVMPQLGDLAQDLDPASALDRALETGSLDGAWCRWVAMFLPRLEPLLDRLAAALRPGGRLVLHEYIKWETFALHPKGDQLAKFAARCIQHWWAHGGDPNVAQRLPQLLEARGFRLLHSSSLMACSPTDHPKAQWLIDFLTSYPAQLATAGLWSAAEQADLEAELAWGQQHASLWVTPAIVEMVWERL